One genomic segment of Natronospira proteinivora includes these proteins:
- a CDS encoding amidohydrolase family protein produces the protein MLRTIATIITVAAATLAFPLKAEVIAITGGQVHTLGEAGVLEDATVLIRDGRIEAVGQDVSIPNDARRIDAEGRPVTPGIIDAHGQIGLVEVSAVSGSNDGAVSGRAFTAAFDVADAINPASALIPINRVEGITRAVVAPGHGGGGSLIAGQGAIIDLGNGYDTLTRQGAAMYASLGETGAQLSGGSRAAAMLHLREALQDAQDYQDNRADYERRERREYALGRLDLDALGPVLEGEMPLIINAHRASDIRAALRLATDFDLQLVIRGGAEAWKVAEELAAVDVPVLIDPLQNLPGNFESLGSTLENAARLHEDGVRFAFATGDSHNARNITQAAGNAVAHGLPHEAAMAAIMSVPADIWSIEDRVGRLESGLEADLVIWDGDPLDVTSYPDHVFIRGAEMPMETRHTRLRDRYLEVHDLTLPLAYPR, from the coding sequence ATGCTTAGAACCATCGCAACGATTATCACGGTGGCTGCGGCCACTCTGGCTTTTCCCCTCAAGGCCGAGGTCATTGCCATTACCGGTGGCCAGGTTCACACCCTGGGTGAAGCGGGTGTGCTTGAGGACGCCACTGTGCTCATCCGTGACGGCCGCATTGAGGCCGTCGGTCAGGACGTGAGCATTCCCAACGATGCCCGGCGTATCGATGCCGAGGGCCGGCCCGTGACACCGGGCATCATCGATGCCCATGGCCAGATTGGCCTGGTGGAGGTGAGTGCGGTTTCCGGCAGCAATGACGGCGCTGTCAGTGGCCGAGCCTTTACCGCCGCCTTTGATGTGGCCGACGCCATCAATCCGGCCTCGGCCCTGATCCCCATCAACCGGGTGGAAGGCATTACCCGCGCGGTGGTGGCGCCTGGTCATGGCGGCGGCGGCAGTTTGATCGCCGGTCAGGGGGCCATCATCGACCTCGGCAACGGGTATGACACCCTGACCCGCCAGGGGGCGGCCATGTACGCCAGCCTGGGTGAAACCGGGGCGCAGTTGTCCGGCGGCTCCCGGGCGGCGGCCATGCTGCACCTGCGTGAAGCTCTGCAGGATGCCCAGGACTACCAGGACAATCGGGCGGATTACGAACGTCGCGAGCGTCGGGAATATGCCCTGGGACGCCTGGATCTCGACGCCCTGGGGCCGGTGCTGGAAGGGGAAATGCCCCTGATTATCAATGCCCACCGGGCCAGCGATATTCGGGCCGCGCTCCGCTTGGCCACCGACTTCGATCTGCAATTGGTGATTCGGGGTGGAGCCGAGGCCTGGAAAGTGGCCGAGGAATTGGCGGCGGTGGACGTGCCGGTATTGATCGATCCACTGCAGAACCTGCCGGGCAATTTCGAGAGCCTGGGTTCGACGCTGGAAAACGCGGCTCGCCTGCATGAGGATGGCGTTCGCTTCGCTTTTGCCACCGGTGACAGCCACAATGCCCGCAACATCACACAGGCGGCCGGCAATGCCGTGGCCCACGGTTTGCCCCATGAGGCTGCCATGGCGGCCATCATGTCTGTTCCGGCCGACATCTGGTCCATTGAAGACCGAGTTGGTCGTCTGGAGAGCGGATTGGAAGCAGATTTGGTGATTTGGGACGGGGATCCCCTGGATGTAACCAGCTACCCGGATCATGTCTTTATCCGGGGTGCTGAAATGCCCATGGAAACCCGACACACCCGGCTCCGGGACCGTTACCTGGAGGTCCACGACCTTACCCTGCCTCTGGCGTACCCGCGTTAG
- a CDS encoding NHL repeat-containing protein: MPTVIKLLLISLAWLLLAGSDGCPFDLDGLIDDTGGGTDGLTHAEAEWVVGQPDFTSGTTGRSADADTLNDPVGLTLASNRLFVADFANNRVMVYQPVPDTNNETAAFVLGQPDFTESERNRADEGMARPQGLLARSWGLVLADSDNHRVLLWDSLPGSGNVSPDRAFGQPDVASDLGSACTDDGLNQPWGLSLSDDRLVVADHGNHRLMIWDRNDPSGQPAAGVLGQFDAFSCNANGGEGVPAGDTFNRPAGIWSDGNRLAVADQNNNRVLLWDSFPDAGEPADRVLGQADFSSRNRNAGDLERGMNAPSDVFWANGRLFVADQDNHRILVYSGWPTGDHVRPDAVIGQPDRNSSQANNTGDENTINARSLRRPETVWADDSRLIVSDTGNDRVLMFSLDN, translated from the coding sequence ATGCCTACTGTCATCAAACTGTTGTTGATTTCATTGGCCTGGCTGTTGCTGGCCGGCTCGGATGGCTGCCCCTTCGATCTCGATGGTTTGATCGATGATACCGGCGGCGGCACCGACGGCTTGACCCATGCCGAGGCTGAATGGGTGGTCGGCCAGCCGGATTTCACCAGTGGCACGACTGGCCGCTCGGCGGATGCCGATACGCTCAATGATCCGGTGGGCTTGACCCTTGCCAGCAACCGTCTTTTTGTCGCGGATTTTGCCAATAATCGCGTGATGGTGTATCAGCCTGTCCCCGATACCAATAATGAGACTGCCGCCTTCGTTCTGGGTCAGCCGGATTTCACCGAATCGGAGCGTAATCGGGCCGATGAGGGCATGGCCAGGCCCCAGGGGCTGCTGGCACGTAGCTGGGGCCTGGTTCTGGCAGACAGTGATAATCACCGGGTGCTTTTGTGGGATTCTCTGCCCGGCTCCGGCAATGTCTCGCCGGATCGCGCCTTCGGCCAGCCTGATGTGGCCTCAGATCTGGGTTCGGCTTGTACCGATGACGGGCTGAACCAGCCCTGGGGGCTGTCTCTTTCCGATGATCGTCTGGTAGTGGCCGACCACGGCAACCATCGGCTCATGATCTGGGACCGCAACGATCCCTCCGGACAGCCTGCTGCGGGGGTGCTTGGTCAATTTGACGCCTTTAGCTGCAACGCCAATGGCGGAGAAGGCGTTCCCGCTGGTGATACCTTCAATCGACCCGCCGGCATCTGGTCCGATGGTAATCGCCTGGCAGTAGCTGACCAGAACAATAATCGGGTCCTGTTGTGGGACAGTTTTCCTGACGCCGGCGAACCTGCCGACCGGGTCTTGGGACAGGCGGACTTTTCCTCTCGCAACCGCAATGCCGGTGACCTGGAGCGGGGGATGAATGCCCCCAGTGATGTGTTCTGGGCCAACGGCCGCTTGTTTGTGGCCGACCAGGATAACCATCGCATTCTGGTGTACTCCGGTTGGCCGACCGGCGACCATGTTCGGCCCGATGCGGTGATCGGCCAACCCGATCGAAACAGTAGTCAGGCCAATAACACCGGTGATGAAAACACCATCAATGCCCGCAGCCTTCGTCGGCCCGAGACGGTGTGGGCGGACGACTCTCGCCTGATTGTCTCGGATACGGGCAATGATCGGGTGCTGATGTTTTCCCTCGACAACTGA
- a CDS encoding YbgA family protein, with translation MSEHGKPSMAARGGVLPRLSGSDRIPVGISSCLLGEEVRYNGGHKRHRYVEQVLGRYFDYLPLCPEVAIGLGVPRPPIRLVGDPDAPRAVHVDQPDHEVSQDLSGYGRRQGQRLAGHISGYILKAKSPSCGMERVKVYDRKGMPTGSGRGLFAAELMAAQPVLPVEEEGRLNDPHIRDNFIERVFVYDRWRRMISEGLTNKALVNFHTQHKFLILAHDQAAYRALGRKVALAGQKDVQTLAGEYIETLMKALSRHASRRNHANVLMHMAGFFKKKLDAQDREELHESIHAYRRGDHPLLVPLTLLRHHLHRHPDTYIAEQHYLDPFPRELGSGER, from the coding sequence ATGTCGGAGCACGGCAAGCCATCCATGGCCGCTCGGGGCGGTGTCCTACCCCGCCTCAGTGGCAGTGACCGGATTCCCGTGGGAATCAGTAGTTGCCTGCTGGGGGAGGAAGTCCGTTACAACGGCGGCCACAAGCGGCATCGCTATGTGGAGCAGGTACTGGGGCGCTATTTTGATTACCTGCCGCTGTGTCCGGAAGTGGCCATCGGCCTGGGCGTGCCCCGACCACCCATTCGCCTGGTCGGTGATCCGGATGCCCCTCGAGCTGTGCACGTGGATCAGCCGGATCACGAGGTGAGCCAGGACCTGTCCGGCTACGGCCGTCGGCAGGGCCAGCGCTTGGCCGGTCACATCAGTGGTTATATTCTGAAGGCCAAATCACCCAGTTGCGGCATGGAGCGGGTCAAGGTCTATGACCGCAAGGGCATGCCCACCGGCAGCGGGCGGGGGCTTTTTGCGGCCGAGCTGATGGCGGCCCAGCCGGTACTGCCGGTGGAAGAAGAGGGTCGGCTGAATGATCCCCATATCCGGGACAATTTCATTGAGCGAGTGTTTGTCTACGACCGTTGGCGGCGCATGATTTCCGAAGGGCTGACCAACAAGGCCCTGGTCAACTTCCATACCCAACACAAATTCCTGATTCTGGCCCATGACCAGGCTGCTTACCGGGCATTGGGGCGGAAGGTGGCTCTTGCCGGCCAAAAAGATGTGCAGACGCTGGCCGGCGAGTATATTGAGACCCTGATGAAGGCCCTGTCACGCCATGCCTCCCGGCGGAATCACGCCAATGTGCTGATGCACATGGCGGGATTTTTCAAGAAAAAGCTCGATGCCCAGGATCGGGAGGAACTCCACGAGAGCATTCATGCCTATCGGCGAGGGGATCATCCCTTGCTGGTGCCCTTAACCCTATTGCGCCACCATCTCCACCGACACCCTGATACCTATATTGCCGAGCAGCACTATCTGGACCCCTTCCCACGGGAGTTGGGCAGTGGTGAACGCTAG